A region from the Drosophila ananassae strain 14024-0371.13 chromosome 2L, ASM1763931v2, whole genome shotgun sequence genome encodes:
- the LOC6499188 gene encoding uncharacterized protein LOC6499188 isoform X2 → MAKLLLVIVGVAAFVAVGQAAAAGGATDKLQRLIAEEQSKCASGQDSMACIKERAMRFVDNVMSKDSYQVSNLEVRSNGQKTPAISEARASSADGFIDAIENYIRGHDVSMNLPLADAKVTVSARNLANNQLSLNLQLNGDESDDATDVEARGKKNRLRKLAMPILVLILLKAITVIPMAIGILKIKAFNALALGFFSFIVSVGLAIFQLCKKIAHDHHHTAHITAHGPWDGRTFGSLPVPVVEQPQKLAQNLAYQAYA, encoded by the exons atggccAAATTGCTCCTTGTGATTGTCGGTGTTGCGGCCTTTGTGGCCGTGGGTCAGGCGGCAGCTGCTGGTGGCGCCACCGACAAGTTGCAGCGTCTCATTGCCGAGGAGCAGAGCAAGTGCGCTAGTGGTCAAGATTCAATGGCCTGCATCAAAGAGCGCGCCATGCGATTCGTGGACAATGTGATGAGCAAAGACAGCTATCAG GTTTCGAACTTGGAAGTCCGCTCCAACGGCCAAAAGACCCCGGCAATCAGTGAGGCTCGTGCCAGCAGCGCCGATGGCTTCATCGATGCTATTGAGAACTACATCCGTGGACACGATGTTAGCATGAACTTACCCTTGGCCGATGCCAAGGTCACCGTCTCGGCCCGCAACCTGGCTAACAACCAACTGAGCCTGAACCTCCAGCTCAATGGCGATGAGAGCGACGATGCCACCGATGTTGAAGCCAGGG GAAAGAAGAACCGTCTCCGCAAGCTGGCCATGCCCATCCTGGTTCTGATCCTGCTAAAGGCTATCACCGTCATCCCCATGGCCATTGGTATCCTAAAGATCAAGGCCTTCAACGCTCTGGCTCTGGGCTTCTTCTCCTTCATTGTCTCGGTTGGTTTGGCCATTTTCCAATTGTGCAAAAAG ATTGCCCATGATCATCACCATACCGCCCACATCACCGCCCATGGTCCTTGGGACGGTCGTACCTTTGGCTCCCTTCCCGTGCCCGTGGTGGAGCAGCCCCAGAAGCTGGCCCAAAACTTGGCCTACCAGGCCTACGCCTAA
- the LOC6499188 gene encoding uncharacterized protein LOC6499188 isoform X1 yields MAKLLLVIVGVAAFVAVGQAAAAGGATDKLQRLIAEEQSKCASGQDSMACIKERAMRFVDNVMSKDSYQVSNLEVRSNGQKTPAISEARASSADGFIDAIENYIRGHDVSMNLPLADAKVTVSARNLANNQLSLNLQLNGDESDDATDVEARGKKGNIFKKGKKNRLRKLAMPILVLILLKAITVIPMAIGILKIKAFNALALGFFSFIVSVGLAIFQLCKKIAHDHHHTAHITAHGPWDGRTFGSLPVPVVEQPQKLAQNLAYQAYA; encoded by the exons atggccAAATTGCTCCTTGTGATTGTCGGTGTTGCGGCCTTTGTGGCCGTGGGTCAGGCGGCAGCTGCTGGTGGCGCCACCGACAAGTTGCAGCGTCTCATTGCCGAGGAGCAGAGCAAGTGCGCTAGTGGTCAAGATTCAATGGCCTGCATCAAAGAGCGCGCCATGCGATTCGTGGACAATGTGATGAGCAAAGACAGCTATCAG GTTTCGAACTTGGAAGTCCGCTCCAACGGCCAAAAGACCCCGGCAATCAGTGAGGCTCGTGCCAGCAGCGCCGATGGCTTCATCGATGCTATTGAGAACTACATCCGTGGACACGATGTTAGCATGAACTTACCCTTGGCCGATGCCAAGGTCACCGTCTCGGCCCGCAACCTGGCTAACAACCAACTGAGCCTGAACCTCCAGCTCAATGGCGATGAGAGCGACGATGCCACCGATGTTGAAGCCAGGGGTAAGAAGGGCAACATCTTCAAGAAGG GAAAGAAGAACCGTCTCCGCAAGCTGGCCATGCCCATCCTGGTTCTGATCCTGCTAAAGGCTATCACCGTCATCCCCATGGCCATTGGTATCCTAAAGATCAAGGCCTTCAACGCTCTGGCTCTGGGCTTCTTCTCCTTCATTGTCTCGGTTGGTTTGGCCATTTTCCAATTGTGCAAAAAG ATTGCCCATGATCATCACCATACCGCCCACATCACCGCCCATGGTCCTTGGGACGGTCGTACCTTTGGCTCCCTTCCCGTGCCCGTGGTGGAGCAGCCCCAGAAGCTGGCCCAAAACTTGGCCTACCAGGCCTACGCCTAA
- the LOC6499187 gene encoding uncharacterized protein LOC6499187, which yields MKSPAAFLIVALAALSTAAHSAPAEGHQAPKSAAQLALDMYHGCLKDLSVSCVRPKALQWFNAALQQPEVRITERLSIVRTSEKVESRSLNPEERLFDDIDSYLGSHSLRIQAPEYFRSSEARSLVPDFLLENPLTQGGVIPLAAANEGRGMIRKAVLPFLLGLKLKTTVLVPLALGLIALKTWKAMTLGLLSLVLSGALVIFKIAKPKIVNYEVVHYPHHVDHVAPHHIEHVVPHHIEHVVPHHIEHIVPHHIDHHLEHHIDHHVDLPVEHIEHLEHPSPAWDPHAWARSSQEPQDAQDLAYAGQK from the exons ATGAAGAGCCCCGCCGCATTTTTGATAGTCGCCCTCGCGGCGCTTTCCACGGCCGCCCACTCGGCGCCCGCCGAAGGTCACCAAGCGCCCAAGTCCGCCGCCCAGCTGGCCCTCGACATGTACCATGGCTGCCTCAAGGATCTGAGCGTCTCGTGCGTCCGCCCCAAGGCCCTTCAGTGGTTCAACGCGGCCCTCCAACAGCCAGAGGTTCGCATCACTGAGCGCCTCTCCATTGTTCGAACCTCAGAGAAAGTGGAGTCCCGGTCCCTGAATCCTGAGGAGCGACTCTTCGATGATATCGACAGCTACTTGGGCAGCCATTCCCTAAGGATCCAGGCACCTGAGTATTTCCGCAGCTCAGAGGCCCGTTCCTTGGTGCCTGATTTCCTTTTGGAGAATCCCCTGACCCAGGGCGGAGTTATTCCCCTGGCAGCTGCCAACGAAG GACGTGGCATGATCCGTAAGGCTGTGCTCCCCTTCCTTCTGGGTCTGAAGCTCAAGACTACAGTGCTGGTGCCTTTGGCTTTGGGCTTGATCGCCCTCAAAACGTGGAAGGCCATGACTCTGGGTCTGCTTTCACTCGTCCTGTCCGGAGCTTTGGTTATCTTCAAGATTGCCAAGCCCAAGATTGTCAACTACGAAGTGGTGCACTATCCCCACCATGTAGACCACGTTGCGCCCCACCACATTGAGCATGTAGTGCCCCATCACATCGAACATGTGGTTCCCCACCACATTGAACACATCGTGCCGCACCACATCGACCACCATCTGGAGCACCACATCGATCACCATGTGGACCTGCCCGTGGAGCACATCGAGCACCTGGAGCACCCCTCGCCCGCCTGGGATCCCCACGCCTGGGCCAGGTCCTCGCAGGAGCCCCAGGATGCCCAAGACTTGGCCTACGCCGGACAGAAGTGA
- the LOC6499186 gene encoding uncharacterized protein LOC6499186 isoform X1: MLESSQINQQVPHNWTSGESRRQSTSSKTVEASRNRIGKSRLNRSMFKTGPLVFLLICLINSAVQADETARNGRLGRHLSTTTPLTSLETEESSGEEVTVTTEPGTEAPVTEEWQPVVNATQAPDKLEKIKGSDSLLLRLARRFSSGNELWDGLVRDCYLKPDISCFQKNVFSYLDGALDVQDVNVTQRLKFFKNQVHYEAEKEKEDHSQARAASPETPIEEVTNALYGKSIKFAMTHDLEVDLPEVMFNGATFRISPRAIEGNGIIAKLELIPKQVVKARLAGAIIQKKIQKFLRSKLVLSFLALLLIIKIIKIKLFWLLPIVIGVGAAKKLLLKFLLFLFPALSHLFKLCSYYQQSYHAPTKYHHHHHLIDHHHTVVPPWHSGEHHSVPEIIYTHPPKGHPSTYLHGAPIHESHGPGFEHFEGAWENSGPGLGSEYIGDINRVAQIEENAHYFKPDTAKDADVLHAWGLGSTQGHQQHPQHQTHQQHATQSHPQQQQQPQRWPVSSQQARPPTSQHKLQLPQQQLKTQLQQHQQLSAQKVHASSHSSNPFQSQDKQSSRPAHSQHHPVFVPGRYPPQSGPGITAAAQIAAQYDPARNNQLQVQQQHQQQHQPLVQQQPESQLSPELAAQLKEAIRIQAEQRIIQQQQKILEHQPFVQDGQPLYPLNYDPFYSPILLKIDKIVEQLGVKNDLCKERIVCSMYKDPATYSPHSNFVSAELSRDTSELEPVTHANEAVRRFYRLIQAARDGQDQKDCQSLYPQCNMPAK, from the exons ATGCTGGAAAGCTCACAAATCAACCAGCAAGTGCCCCATAATTGGACCTCGGGTGAGAGCCGGCGGCAGAGTACATCCTCCAAGACAGTGGAGGCCAGTAGAAATCGCATCGGGAAATCGCGTCTAAATCGCAGCATGTTCAAAACAGGCCCGTTGGTTTTCCTCTTGATCTGCCTAATAAACTCGGCCGTCCAAGCGGATGAAACGGCCAGAAATGGTCGGCTTGGCCGCCACCTTTCTACCACCACTCCGCTGACTTCCTTGGAAACGGAGGAGTCATCAGGCGAGGAGGTGACGGTTACCACAGAGCCGGGAACGGAGGCTCCCGTCACAGAAGAATGGCAGCCTGTGGTGAACGCCACACAGGCTCCGGATAAGCTAGAGAAGATTAAGGGAAGTGACTCATTGCTGCTGCGTCTGGCCAGACGATTCTCCAGCGGAAACGAGCTGTGGGATGGTCTGGTACGAGACTGTTACCTGAAGCCGGACATCTCATGCTTCCAGAAGAATGTCTTCAGCTACCTGGATGGCGCCCTCGATGTCCAGGATGTGAATGTAACCCAACGCCTCAAGTTCTTCAAAAATCAAGTTCACTATGAAGCTGAAAAGGAGAAAGAGGATCACTCCCAGGCTCGAGCCG CCAGCCCGGAAACCCCCATCGAGGAAGTGACCAATGCTCTCTACGGAAAAAGCATAAAATTCGCCATGACACACGATCTGGAGGTGGATCTGCCAGAGGTCATGTTCAATGGCGCCACATTCCGCATCTCGCCGCGAGCGATCGAAGGAAACGGGATCATTGCCAAGCTGGAGCTGATACCCAAACAGGTAGTCAAGGCCCGACTGGCCGGGGCTATAATCCAAAAGAAGATAC AAAAATTTCTACGCAGCAAACTGGTGCTGTCATTCCTGGCCTTGCTGCTGATAATCAAGATCATCAAGATCAAGTTGTTCTGGCTGTTGCCAATCGTCATCGGAGTCGGAGCTGCAAAGAAGTTGCTCCTCAAGTTCCTGCTCTTCCTATTCCCGGCGCTGTCACATCTCTTCAAGCTCTGCTCCTACTACCAGCAATCCTATCACGCTCCAACCAAataccatcatcatcatcatctcaTCGATCACCATCATACG GTTGTGCCGCCATGGCATAGCGGAGAGCACCATTCGGTGCCTGAAATTATTTACACTCACCCTCCGAAAGGACATCCGTCAACCTATCTCCATGGAGCTCCCATTCACGAAAGCCACGGCCCAGGATTTGAGCACTTCGAAGGGGCCTGGGAGAACAGTGGTCCTGGCCTGGGATCCGA ATACATAGGCGATATAAATCGCGTTGCACAAATTGAGGAGAATGCGCATTACTTTAAGCCCGACACGGCAAAAGACGCCGACGTCCTGCATGCTTGGGGCCTAGGCAGCACACAGGGACATCAACAACACCCGCAACACCAGACACACCAGCAACATGCAACACAGTCGCatccgcagcagcaacagcagccgcagcGCTGGCCCGTATCCTCGCAGCAGGCCAGGCCGCCAACGTCGCAGCACAAGCTCCAgctgccgcagcagcagctaaAAACACAGCTGCAACAACACCAGCAATTAAGTGCTCAGAAAGTACATGCCTCTAGTCACAGTTCAAACCCATTTCAAAGTCAGGACAAACAAAG CTCAAGGCCGGCACACTCCCAGCACCACCCGGTGTTCGTTCCGGGACGCTACCCACCGCAGAGTGGACCAGGAATTACGGCAGCAGCGCAAATTGCGGCGCAATATGACCCAGCACGGAACAATCAGCTTCAAgtacaacagcaacatcaacagcaacaccagccCCTAGTACAGCAGCAACCTGAGTCACAACTTTCG CCCGAACTGGCTGCCCAGCTGAAGGAAGCAATTCGCATTCAAGCCGAACAACGAATAatccagcagcaacagaaaaTACTTGAACATCAGCCTTTCGTTCAGGACGGACAG CCGCTATATCCGCTTAACTACGATCCATTCTACAGTCCCATACTGCTGAAAATCGATAAAATCGTCGAACAGCTGGGAGTGAAAAATGACCTGTGCAAAGAGCGAATTGTTTGCAGCATGTACAAGGATCCGGCCACCTATAGTCCTCACAGCAATTTCGTTTCCGCCGAATTAAGTCG CGATACCAGCGAACTGGAGCCCGTAACGCATGCGAATGAGGCTGTGAGGCGTTTCTACCGGCTAATTCAGGCTGCCCGAGATGGCCAGGATCAAAAGGACTGTCAGAGCCTGTACCCACAGTGCAACATGCCGGCCAAATGA
- the LOC6499186 gene encoding uncharacterized protein LOC6499186 isoform X2, whose product MLESSQINQQVPHNWTSGESRRQSTSSKTVEASRNRIGKSRLNRSMFKTGPLVFLLICLINSAVQADETARNGRLGRHLSTTTPLTSLETEESSGEEVTVTTEPGTEAPVTEEWQPVVNATQAPDKLEKIKGSDSLLLRLARRFSSGNELWDGLVRDCYLKPDISCFQKNVFSYLDGALDVQDVNVTQRLKFFKNQVHYEAEKEKEDHSQARAASPETPIEEVTNALYGKSIKFAMTHDLEVDLPEVMFNGATFRISPRAIEGNGIIAKLELIPKQVVKARLAGAIIQKKIQKFLRSKLVLSFLALLLIIKIIKIKLFWLLPIVIGVGAAKKLLLKFLLFLFPALSHLFKLCSYYQQSYHAPTKYHHHHHLIDHHHTVVPPWHSGEHHSVPEIIYTHPPKGHPSTYLHGAPIHESHGPGFEHFEGAWENSGPGLGSDSRPAHSQHHPVFVPGRYPPQSGPGITAAAQIAAQYDPARNNQLQVQQQHQQQHQPLVQQQPESQLSPELAAQLKEAIRIQAEQRIIQQQQKILEHQPFVQDGQPLYPLNYDPFYSPILLKIDKIVEQLGVKNDLCKERIVCSMYKDPATYSPHSNFVSAELSRDTSELEPVTHANEAVRRFYRLIQAARDGQDQKDCQSLYPQCNMPAK is encoded by the exons ATGCTGGAAAGCTCACAAATCAACCAGCAAGTGCCCCATAATTGGACCTCGGGTGAGAGCCGGCGGCAGAGTACATCCTCCAAGACAGTGGAGGCCAGTAGAAATCGCATCGGGAAATCGCGTCTAAATCGCAGCATGTTCAAAACAGGCCCGTTGGTTTTCCTCTTGATCTGCCTAATAAACTCGGCCGTCCAAGCGGATGAAACGGCCAGAAATGGTCGGCTTGGCCGCCACCTTTCTACCACCACTCCGCTGACTTCCTTGGAAACGGAGGAGTCATCAGGCGAGGAGGTGACGGTTACCACAGAGCCGGGAACGGAGGCTCCCGTCACAGAAGAATGGCAGCCTGTGGTGAACGCCACACAGGCTCCGGATAAGCTAGAGAAGATTAAGGGAAGTGACTCATTGCTGCTGCGTCTGGCCAGACGATTCTCCAGCGGAAACGAGCTGTGGGATGGTCTGGTACGAGACTGTTACCTGAAGCCGGACATCTCATGCTTCCAGAAGAATGTCTTCAGCTACCTGGATGGCGCCCTCGATGTCCAGGATGTGAATGTAACCCAACGCCTCAAGTTCTTCAAAAATCAAGTTCACTATGAAGCTGAAAAGGAGAAAGAGGATCACTCCCAGGCTCGAGCCG CCAGCCCGGAAACCCCCATCGAGGAAGTGACCAATGCTCTCTACGGAAAAAGCATAAAATTCGCCATGACACACGATCTGGAGGTGGATCTGCCAGAGGTCATGTTCAATGGCGCCACATTCCGCATCTCGCCGCGAGCGATCGAAGGAAACGGGATCATTGCCAAGCTGGAGCTGATACCCAAACAGGTAGTCAAGGCCCGACTGGCCGGGGCTATAATCCAAAAGAAGATAC AAAAATTTCTACGCAGCAAACTGGTGCTGTCATTCCTGGCCTTGCTGCTGATAATCAAGATCATCAAGATCAAGTTGTTCTGGCTGTTGCCAATCGTCATCGGAGTCGGAGCTGCAAAGAAGTTGCTCCTCAAGTTCCTGCTCTTCCTATTCCCGGCGCTGTCACATCTCTTCAAGCTCTGCTCCTACTACCAGCAATCCTATCACGCTCCAACCAAataccatcatcatcatcatctcaTCGATCACCATCATACG GTTGTGCCGCCATGGCATAGCGGAGAGCACCATTCGGTGCCTGAAATTATTTACACTCACCCTCCGAAAGGACATCCGTCAACCTATCTCCATGGAGCTCCCATTCACGAAAGCCACGGCCCAGGATTTGAGCACTTCGAAGGGGCCTGGGAGAACAGTGGTCCTGGCCTGGGATCCGA CTCAAGGCCGGCACACTCCCAGCACCACCCGGTGTTCGTTCCGGGACGCTACCCACCGCAGAGTGGACCAGGAATTACGGCAGCAGCGCAAATTGCGGCGCAATATGACCCAGCACGGAACAATCAGCTTCAAgtacaacagcaacatcaacagcaacaccagccCCTAGTACAGCAGCAACCTGAGTCACAACTTTCG CCCGAACTGGCTGCCCAGCTGAAGGAAGCAATTCGCATTCAAGCCGAACAACGAATAatccagcagcaacagaaaaTACTTGAACATCAGCCTTTCGTTCAGGACGGACAG CCGCTATATCCGCTTAACTACGATCCATTCTACAGTCCCATACTGCTGAAAATCGATAAAATCGTCGAACAGCTGGGAGTGAAAAATGACCTGTGCAAAGAGCGAATTGTTTGCAGCATGTACAAGGATCCGGCCACCTATAGTCCTCACAGCAATTTCGTTTCCGCCGAATTAAGTCG CGATACCAGCGAACTGGAGCCCGTAACGCATGCGAATGAGGCTGTGAGGCGTTTCTACCGGCTAATTCAGGCTGCCCGAGATGGCCAGGATCAAAAGGACTGTCAGAGCCTGTACCCACAGTGCAACATGCCGGCCAAATGA
- the LOC26514283 gene encoding uncharacterized protein LOC26514283, which yields MKSMYIMILVSLLKLVVGETNNNAQPFLKVLKGADDPKSPLIMLANPTSNVNMEVMSEPELLNPDFETTLATPTDSTSKTENPHKKSRPQQIKKPSLNQQQKSKLHELLSMPGGWESFPLINPVPLAAMTAQAHIQPIFYPMPIYVPYPIPLMLNQMNTVSTSHNNNLEDQINLRFNELMSAKLLRDAFKGDSSKWQEINNNFIKPGNQKWRGKFRRTTSTSTTTTTESPVTKPTEPTRNLDDNSKQSDSAPQN from the exons ATGAAGTCAATGTATATAA TGATTTTGGTTTCGCTTTTAAAATTAGTTGTTGGTGAAACCAACAACAATGCGCAGCCGTTCCTTAAAGTTCTAAAAGGAGCTGATGATCCAAAATCACCATTAATTATGCTGGCAAACCCTACCTCAAACGTTAATATGGAAGTCATGTCGGAACCGGAACTGCTGAATCCAGATTTTGAAACAACTTTAGCAACCCCAACGGATTCAACATCTAAAACAGAAAACCCACATAAAAAATCCCGCCCGCAACAAATCAAAAAACCATCTTTAAATcagcaacaaaaatcaaaGCTTCATGAGCTCCTCTCGATGCCTGGTGGCTGGGAAAGTTTCCCTTTAATTAATCCTGTTCCACTAGCTGCAATGACCGCCCAGGCACATATTCAACCCATTTTCTACCCAATGCCAATTTACGTTCCGTATCCCATTCCGTTAATGCTGAACCAAATGAATACAGTGAGCACTTCGCATAACAACAATCTTgaagatcaaatcaatttaagatttaatgaGCTGATGTCTGCAAAACTACTACGAGATGCCTTCAAAGGTGATAGTTCCAAATGGCAAGAGATAAATAACAACTTCATAAAACCTGGGAATCAGAAATGGAGGGGAAAATTTAGGAGGACCACATCTACCtctacaacaaccacaacTGAATCTCCAGTAACAAAACCAACAGAACCCACACGAAATTTGGATGACAATAGTAAGCAGAGTGACTCCGCACCACAAAATTAG
- the LOC26515093 gene encoding flocculation protein FLO11, whose amino-acid sequence MGSFCIEPSSQTKFWGKWRRKHRRTSTNAPPTTRRTTPDPGTSTAIPTSTGTPTTSTAIPTSTGTPSTSTAIPTSSSTPTASTAMPTTSTAIPTSTGAATTSTAIPSSSSTSSTSRATTSTAIPTSTNAPTTSTAIPTSTSSTTQTPTTSTAIPTSTDITTSTAIPTSSSSSTTTSTTTTQGTTSTAVPTSTDTPTTSTAIPTSSSSTTETPTTSTAIPTSTDAGTTSSTPVTKPSEATEAPTTSTAIPTSTETQTTSTATTSNTAPTQTSSTAIPPSTGDPNTSTAIPPSSSTATEVGPTSTAIPTSTGNPTTSTAVPTSISTSTAIPTSTGDPKTSTALPATTENPITSTATPTSSSTTETTSTAIPTSSSTTTSIAVPTSSSTTSTAIPTSSSTTTESTTSTAIPTSSSTTTKIATSTAIPTSSSTITETTSTAITTSSSTTSDTTTSTAIPTSSSTATESTTSTAIPTTTSTAIPTSSSTTTESTTSTAIPTSSSTTTEMTTSSSVPTSSSTTTSTAIPTSSSTTTETTSTAIATSSSTTSDTTTSTAIPTSSSTTTESTTSTAIPTSSSTTTEMTTSTAVPTSSSTTTSAAIPTSSSTTTETTSTAIATSSSTTSDTTTSTAIPTSSSTTTESTTPTAIPTSTTTETTSTAIPTSSSTTSSTAALTSSSTASDQATSTAIPTSSSTTTESPTSTASPTSSFTTTSTAIPSTTKETTASSTSAPTSSSTALDTTTSTAIPTSSSTITETTTSTDISISSSTTTEMTTSTIPTSSSTTSDTTSTAIPTSSSTTTESTTSTAIPTSTTTESGTTSTAIPTSSSTTENTVCKIFPHLPVCQDDV is encoded by the exons ATGGGGTCGTTCTGCATAG AGCCATCCTCACAAACAAAGTTCTGGGGAAAATGGCGCCGAAAGCATCGAAGAACCTCTACAAATGCACCTCCAACCACTAGAAGAACAACTCCGGACCCTGGCACTTCCACGGCTATTCCTACATCTACAGGAACCCCGACAACATCCACAGCAATTCCAACATCCACCGGAACGCCATCAACGTCTACGGCTATTCCTACGTCAAGTAGTACACCCACAGCATCAACAGCAATGCCAACTACCTCCACGGCAATACCTACCTCAACTGGTGCAGCTACAACTTCCACAGCCATTCCGTCATCAAGTTCCACATCTTCAACATCTCGAGCGACAACTTCCACTGCAATTCCAACTTCCACAAATGCTCCTACCACCTCCACAGCCATTCCGACTTCGACTTCGTCAACGACGCAAACACCAACAACGTCTACGGCAATTCCTACTTCCACAGATATCACAACATCTACCGCTATTCCCACTTCAAGTTCTTCATCTACAACGACGTCGACTACAACAACCCAAGGAACAACCTCCACTGCAGTACCTACTTCCACGGATACTCCTACCACCTCCACAGCGATCCCGacatcgtcttcatcaacaACGGAAACACCGACCACATCAACTGCAATTCCAACCTCCACAGATGCTGGAACCACATCCTCAACACCCGTCACTAAGCCTTCTGAAGCCACAGAAGCACCAACTACTTCCACGGCGATTCCCACCTCGACAGAAACCCAAACAACATCCACGGCAACTAC TTCAAATACAGCTCCAACACAAACCAGTTCCACTGCGATTCCGCCTTCAACAGGGGATCCAAACACATCCACTGCCATTCCGCCATCTTCTTCGACAGCAACAGAAGTCGGACCGACCTCTACTGCCATTCCAACATCAACAGGAAATCCAACCACTTCCACAGCTGTTCCGACTTCTATTTCAACCTCAACTGCGATTCCGACATCAACAGGGGATCCAAAAACATCCACAGCTCTTCCCGCAACAACAGAAAATCCAATAACTTCTACTGCCACACCTACTTCAAGCTCGACAACCGAGACGACTTCAACAGCAATCCCCACTTCAAGTTCCACGACAACTTCAATAGCGGTCCCCACATCAAGCTCCACAACTTCTACCGCCATACCCACTTCAAGTTCTACGACAACAGAATCGACGACTTCTACAGCAATTCCCACGTCCagttcaacaacaacaaaaattgcGACTTCCACAGCGATCCCCACGTCAAGTTCCACAATAACCGAGACGACTTCAACAGCAATCACCACATCAAGCTCCACAACATCAGACACGACAACTTCTACCGCTATACCCACTTCAAGTTCTACGGCAACAGAATCGACGACTTCTACAGCAATCCCCACGACAACTTCTACCGCTATACCCACTTCAAGTTCTACGACAACAGAATCGACGACTTCCACAGCAATTCCCACGTCGAGTTCAACGACAACAGAAATGACAACTTCCTCTTCGGTCCCAACATCAAGCTCCACAACAACGTCCACAGCGATCCCCACGTCAAGCTCCACAACAACCGAGACAACTTCAACAGCAATCGCCACATCAAGCTCCACAACATCAGACACGACAACTTCTACCGCTATACCCACTTCAAGTTCTACGACAACAGAATCGACGACTTCCACAGCAATTCCTACGTCGAGTTCAACGACAACAGAAATGACGACTTCCACTGCGGTCCCAACATCAAGCTCCACAACAACGTCCGCAGCGATCCCCACGTCAAGCTCCACAACAACCGAGACGACTTCAACAGCAATCGCCACATCAAGCTCCACAACATCAGACACGACAACTTCTACCGCTATACCCACTTCAAGTTCTACTACAACAGAATCGACGACTCCCACAGCAATTCCCAC TTCCACAACAACCGAGACGACTTCAACAGCAATCCCCACTTCAAGTTCTACTACATCTTCAACAGCGGCGCTCACATCAAGCTCCACAGCATCAGACCAGGCAACTTCTACTGCCATACCTACTTCTAGTTCTACGACAACAGAATCGCCGACTTCTACAGCGTCCCCCACGTCAAGCTTCACAACAACTTCCACAGCAATTCCCTCGACGACAAAAGAGACGACAGCATCTTCAACATCGGCCCCCACATCAAGCTCTACAGCATTAGACACAACAACTTCCACAGCGATCCCCACGTCGAGTTCAACGATAACAGAAACCACAACTTCCACAGATATCTCCATATCAAGTTCCACGACAACAGAGATGACAACTTCGACAATTCCCACATCAAGCTCTACAACTTCAGATACAACATCTACTGCCATACCCACTTCAAGTTCTACGACAACAGAATCGACGACTTCCACAGCGATCCCAAC TTCCACTACTACTGAGTCTGGAACAACTTCCACCGCCATACCTACATCGAGTTCGACAACTGAAAACACAGTTTGTAAAATCTTTCCGCATCTTCCTGTATGTCAAGATGATGTTTAG